From a single Phragmites australis chromosome 7, lpPhrAust1.1, whole genome shotgun sequence genomic region:
- the LOC133924745 gene encoding branched-chain-amino-acid aminotransferase 5, chloroplastic-like isoform X1, with amino-acid sequence MELRLGAVRGFASSAPVRGTAPSPRLPRLLSRLIGNSSTQGVVSSSGQGAVARRSRCSTLMTTAYNTGTPDLVDFNWDALGFELVPTDFMYLMRCSSDGVFEKGELVPYGPIELNPAAAVLNYGQGLLEGLRAHRKEDGSILLFRPDENAFRMRRGADRLCMPAPSVEQFIEAVKLAVLANKRWVPPAGKGSLYIRPLLIGSGAILGVAPAPQYTFVVFVCPVGHYFKDGLSPISLLAEEEYHRAAPGGTGDIKAIGNYASVVSAQRRAKEKGHSDVLYLDPVHKKFVEEVSSCNVFMVKDNVISTPLLTGTILPGVTRKSVIEIAQNLGFQVEERHITIDELLGADEVFCTGTAVVLSPVGSMTYRGRRVEYGNSQKKVGVVSQQLYAAFTAIQKGLAEDSTGWTLQFS; translated from the exons ATGGAGCTCCGCCTCGGCGCGGTCCGCGGCTTCGCGTCCTCCGCTCCCGTCCGCGGCACGGCGCCATCCCCTCGGCTTCCGCGCCTCCTCTCTCGCCTC ATTGGGAACTCATCGACGCAGGGCGTGGTCTCCTCCTCCGGACAAGGCGCTGTTGCCAGAAGGAGCCGGTGTTCTACTCTGATGACGACTGCATACAA CACAGGGACCCCGGATCTAGTTGACTTCAACTGGGACGCCCTTGGGTTTGAACTGGTCCCAACggacttcatgtatttgatgagaTGTTCTTCAGACGGGGTGTTTGAGAAGGGTGAGTTGGTGCCATATGGTCCAATTGAGCTGAATCCAGCAGCTGCAGTGTTGAATTATGGTCAG GGATTGCTTGAAGGTTTAAGAGCACATAGAAAAGAGGATGGGTCCATCCTTCTTTTTCGCCCTGACGAAAATGCGTTCCGAATGAGAAGAGGTGCAGATCGGTTATGCATGCCTGCACCAAGTGTGGAGCAATTCATAGAAGCCGTTAAGCTAGCTGTTCTGGCAAACAAACGTTGG GTACCTCCTGCTGGCAAAGGTTCTTTGTATATCAGACCACTGCTAATTGGAAGTGGGGCTATCCTCGGTGTAGCACCTGCCCCACAATATAcatttgttgtgtttgtttgccCAGTTGGGCATTATTTCAAG GATGGTTTATCTCCAATTAGTTTGTTAGCTGAGGAGGAATATCACCGTGCTGCACCTGGCGGAACTGGTGATATAAAGGCCATTGGGAATTATGCTTCG GTTGTTAGTGCTCAGAGAAGAGCCAAGGAGAAAGGCCATTCTGATGTTCTGTATTTGGATCCTGTCCACAAGAAGTTTGTGGAGGAAGTTTCTTCTTGTAATGTATTCATGGTGAAG GATAATGTTATTTCTACTCCACTGTTAACGGGAACAATTCTTCCTGGAGTCACAAGAAAAAGTGTAATTGAAATTGCTCAAAACCTTGGATTTCAG GTTGAAGAGCGTCATATTACAATAGATGAGTTGCTTGGTGCTGATGAAGTCTTTTGTACTGGAACCGCTGTTGTCCTGTCACCTGTCGGCAGCATGACTTACCGTGGAAGAAG AGTGGAGTATGGGAACAGCCAAAAGAAGGTCGGAGTCGTGTCCCAGCAACTCTATGCGGCATTCACAGCTATCCAGAAAGGCCTTGCCGAGGACAGTACGGGATGGACTTTGCAGTTCAGTTAG
- the LOC133924745 gene encoding branched-chain-amino-acid aminotransferase 5, chloroplastic-like isoform X2: MYLMRCSSDGVFEKGELVPYGPIELNPAAAVLNYGQGLLEGLRAHRKEDGSILLFRPDENAFRMRRGADRLCMPAPSVEQFIEAVKLAVLANKRWVPPAGKGSLYIRPLLIGSGAILGVAPAPQYTFVVFVCPVGHYFKDGLSPISLLAEEEYHRAAPGGTGDIKAIGNYASVVSAQRRAKEKGHSDVLYLDPVHKKFVEEVSSCNVFMVKDNVISTPLLTGTILPGVTRKSVIEIAQNLGFQVEERHITIDELLGADEVFCTGTAVVLSPVGSMTYRGRRVEYGNSQKKVGVVSQQLYAAFTAIQKGLAEDSTGWTLQFS, encoded by the exons atgtatttgatgagaTGTTCTTCAGACGGGGTGTTTGAGAAGGGTGAGTTGGTGCCATATGGTCCAATTGAGCTGAATCCAGCAGCTGCAGTGTTGAATTATGGTCAG GGATTGCTTGAAGGTTTAAGAGCACATAGAAAAGAGGATGGGTCCATCCTTCTTTTTCGCCCTGACGAAAATGCGTTCCGAATGAGAAGAGGTGCAGATCGGTTATGCATGCCTGCACCAAGTGTGGAGCAATTCATAGAAGCCGTTAAGCTAGCTGTTCTGGCAAACAAACGTTGG GTACCTCCTGCTGGCAAAGGTTCTTTGTATATCAGACCACTGCTAATTGGAAGTGGGGCTATCCTCGGTGTAGCACCTGCCCCACAATATAcatttgttgtgtttgtttgccCAGTTGGGCATTATTTCAAG GATGGTTTATCTCCAATTAGTTTGTTAGCTGAGGAGGAATATCACCGTGCTGCACCTGGCGGAACTGGTGATATAAAGGCCATTGGGAATTATGCTTCG GTTGTTAGTGCTCAGAGAAGAGCCAAGGAGAAAGGCCATTCTGATGTTCTGTATTTGGATCCTGTCCACAAGAAGTTTGTGGAGGAAGTTTCTTCTTGTAATGTATTCATGGTGAAG GATAATGTTATTTCTACTCCACTGTTAACGGGAACAATTCTTCCTGGAGTCACAAGAAAAAGTGTAATTGAAATTGCTCAAAACCTTGGATTTCAG GTTGAAGAGCGTCATATTACAATAGATGAGTTGCTTGGTGCTGATGAAGTCTTTTGTACTGGAACCGCTGTTGTCCTGTCACCTGTCGGCAGCATGACTTACCGTGGAAGAAG AGTGGAGTATGGGAACAGCCAAAAGAAGGTCGGAGTCGTGTCCCAGCAACTCTATGCGGCATTCACAGCTATCCAGAAAGGCCTTGCCGAGGACAGTACGGGATGGACTTTGCAGTTCAGTTAG
- the LOC133924746 gene encoding aquaporin PIP1-2-like: MEGKEEDVRLGANKFSERQPIGTAAQGAEDKDYKEPPPAPLFEPGELKSWSFYRAGIAEFVATFLFLYITILTVMGVSKSNSKCATVGIQGIAWSFGGMIFALVYCTAGISGGHINPAVTFGLFLARKLSLTRALFYIVMQCLGAICGAGVVKGFQQGLYMGNGGGANVVAPGYTKGDGLGAEIVGTFILVYTVFSATDAKRNARDSHVPILAPLPIGFAVFLVHLATIPITGTGINPARSLGAAIIYNREHAWNDHWIFWVGPFIGAALAAIYHQVVIRAIPFKSRS, from the exons AtggaggggaaggaggaggacgtCCGCCTGGGCGCGAACAAGTTCTCGGAGCGCCAGCCCATCGGCACGGCGGCGCAGGGCGCTGAGGACAAGGACTACAAGGAGCCCCCACCGGCGCCGCTGTTCGAGCCCGGGGAGCTCAAGTCCTGGTCTTTCTACCGCGCCGGCATCGCCGAGTTCGTGGccaccttcctcttcctctacaTCACCATCCTCACCGTCATGGGCGTCTCCAAGTCCAACTCCAAGTGCGCTACCGTCGGCATCCAGGGCATCGCCTGGTCCTTTGGCGGCATGATCTTCGCCCTCGTCTACTGCACCGCCGGCATCTCCG GCGGGCACATCAACCCGGCGGTGACCTTCGGGTTGTTCCTGGCGAGGAAGCTGTCTCTCACCAGGGCGCTCTTCTACATCGTGATGCAGTGCCTGGGCGCCATCTGCGGCGCCGGCGTTGTCAAGGGGTTCCAGCAGGGGCTGTACAtgggcaacggcggcggcgccaaCGTCGTCGCGCCGGGGTACACCAAGGGCGACGGCCTCGGCGCCGAGATTGTCGGCACCTTCATCCTCGTCTATACCGTCTTCTCCGCCACCGACGCCAAGAGGAACGCCAGGGACTCCCATGTCCCG ATCCTTGCCCCGCTGCCAATTGGGTTCGCGGTGTTCCTGGTCCACCTGGCCACCATCCCCATCACCGGCACCGGCATCAACCCGGCAAGGAGCCTTGGCGCTGCCATCATCTACAACAGGGAGCATGCCTGGAATGATCAT TGGATCTTCTGGGTTGGCCCCTTCATCGGCGCTGCGCTGGCTGCCATCTACCACCAGGTGGTCATCAGAGCAATCCCGTTCAAGAGCAGGTCTTAA
- the LOC133924747 gene encoding mitogen-activated protein kinase kinase kinase YODA-like — translation MPPWWGKSSSKDVKKTTKENIIDTFHRLISPNEQKGSTKSKRNCRRGNNTAVEKVCQSTTVSRPTSPSKEVSRCQSFSADRPHAQPLPIPGVRPRVTCTVSDVIESKPILEKRGKPPLLLPLPKPSRLHRRPGNSELASEIVNASVSSNCSADSDDHGDSQLQSPVGNDAENATKVALKSKSSNACKERPGTITMKTTKEMPKPANAFLGNHTLSTSPRSTAADSYQPNLQNLQPVVFESAPNSSMSSPSRSPRRICPDHIPTSAFWAVKPHTDVTFLGSGQCSSPGSGQTSGHNSVGGDMLAQFFWQPSRGSPECSPIPSPRMTSTGPSSRVHSGSVSPLHPRSGGMAPESPTRRLDDGKKKQTHKLPLPPLSISNSSFFPNNSTPTSPISVPRSPGRTEIPPSPAARWKKGKLLGRGTFGHVYAGFNSDSGEMCAMKEVTLFLDDPKSKESAKQLGQEILLLSCFRHPNIVQYYGSETVDDKLYIYLEYVSGGSIHKLLQEYGQFGEPAIRSYTQQILSGLAYLHGKNTVHRDIKGANILVDPSGRVKLADFGMAKHINGQHCPFSFKGSPYWMAPEVIKNSNGCNLAVDIWSLGCTVLEMATSKPPWSQYEGIAAVFKIGNSKELPPIPDHLSEHCKDFIRKCLQRDPYQRPTAVELLQHPFIQKGMSLEKSVVPDPSEHLAAISCRPNPQVAVQTRNTSSLGLEGQTIYQRRGVKLSSKHSDIHIRSNISCPVSPCGSPLLKSRSPQHTSGIMSPSPISSPRTTSGASTPLSGGNGAIPFNHLRYATYSSEGFGITSRGPDDPFPSRHTDPILGQFAQVHQVSQGPRERVVSEADILSPQFGKRLGNVFDLRERLSPSERFTHHAFVDHMELNPSLDLTSGSPNLGLKHGK, via the exons atgccgCCATGGTGGGGTAAGTCATCATCAAAAGATGTTAAGAAAACCACCAAAGAAAACATCATTGATACATTTCATCGTTTGATAAGTCCAAATGAACAAAAGGGAAGCACAAAATCGAAGCGGAATTGTAGACGTGGCAATAATACAGCTGTTGAGAAAGTCTGCCAATCTACCACAGTGTCACGCCCAACTTCACCGTCAAAAGAAGTTTCTCGCTGCCAAAGTTTTTCGGCTGATAGGCCACATGCCCAGCCACTTCCTATTCCTGGAGTACGTCCTCGAGTAACGTGCACAGTTTCTGATGTCATTGAGTCAAAGCCCATATTGGAAAAGCGTGGCAAACCACCACTGCTTCTGCCACTTCCTAAACCCAGTCGGCTGCACAGAAGGCCTGGAAACAGTGAGCTTGCTTCAGAAATAGTAAATGCTTCTGTCTCTAGCAACTGTTCTGCTGATAGTGATGACCATGGAGATTCTCAGCTTCAGAGCCCTGTTGGAAATGATGCTGAAAATGCAACAAAGGTTGCTTTGAAGAGCAAGTCAAG TAATGCTTGCAAAGAGCGCCCTGGCACCATTACTATGAAGACCACGAAGGAAATGCCAAAGCCAGCTAATGCATTCCTCGGTAACCATACACTGTCCACATCACCAAGAAGCACTGCAGCTGACAGCTACCAACCAAACTTACAAAATCTCCAGCCAGTAGTTTTTGAGAGTGCTCCCAATAGCTCGATGTCAAGTCCTTCTAGAAGTCCTAGAAGAATATGTCCTGATCATATTCCGACTTCAGCCTTTTGGGCAGTTAAGCCTCATACAGATGTAACTTTCCTTGGATCTGGTCAATGTTCCAGTCCGGGTTCAGGGCAAACATCTGGGCATAATTCAGTTGGTGGCGATATGCTAGCCCAGTTTTTTTGGCAGCCCAGCAGGGGTAGTCCAGAGTGTTCGCCAATTCCTAGCCCAAGAATGACGAGTACTGGTCCTAGTTCTAGGGTGCATAGTGGAAGTGTTTCTCCATTGCATCCAAGGTCTGGAGGAATGGCACCGGAATCTCCAACAAGACGACTTGATGatgggaagaagaagcaaaccCACAAATTGCCCCTTCCACCATTGAGCATCTCTAACAGTTCATTTTTTCCAAACAACTCCACGCCAACTAGCCCTATTTCAGTACCTCGGAGCCCTGGCAGAACAGAGATTCCACCAAGTCCTGCCGCACGATGGAAGAAGGGCAAGCTGCTTGGTCGCGGGACATTTGGGCATGTATATGCTGGCTTCAACAG TGATAGTGGTGAAATGTGTGCAATGAAAGAGGTTACCCTATTCTTGGATGATCCTAAATCAAAGGAGAGTGCAAAGCAATTGGGGCAG GAAATATTACTCTTGAGTTGCTTTCGACATCCAAATATTGTACAATACTATGGATCAGAAACG GTTGATGATAAGCTTTACATATACTTGGAGTATGTGTCTGGTGGATCCATCCATAAACTTCTACAAGAGTATGGACAGTTTGGTGAACCAGCAATACGCAGCTACACTCAGCAGATACTTTCAGGCTTAGCTTATTTGCATGGCAAGAATACGGTCCATAG GGACATCAAAGGTGCAAACATACTGGTAGATCCTAGTGGTCGTGTTAAGCTTGCAGACTTTGGAATGGCAAAACAT ATCAATGGGCAGCACTGTCCTTTCTCATTTAAGGGTAGTCCATACTGgatggctccagag gttataaaaaattctaatggaTGCAACCTTGCGGTTGACATATGGAGTTTAGGATGCACTGTCCTGGAGATGGCTACCTCAAAACCACCGTGGAGCCAGTATGAAGGG ATTGCTGCAGTTTTCAAGATTGGAAACAGCAAGGAACTTCCACCAATACCAGATCACCTTTCGGAGCACTGCAAGGACTTCATTAGAAAGTGTCTGCAACGTGACCCATATCAACGTCCGACAGCAGTGGAGCTCTTGCAACACCCGTTCATACAAAAAGGAATGTCACTTGAGAAATCTGTTGTTCCCGATCCTTCGGAACATTTGGCTGCCATATCTTGTCGACCAAATCCCCAG GTGGCTGTGCAGACAAGAAATACATCCTCCTTGGGTTTGGAGGGTCAGACCATTTACCAGAGAAGGGGTGTAAAATTATCTTCGAAACACAG TGATATCCATATACGGAGCAATATATCCTGTCCAGTTTCTCCATGTGGAAGTCCTCTGCTAAAGTCAAGGTCTCCCCAACACACAAGTGGCATAATGTCACCCTCTCCTATTTCGAGCCCCAGAACTACTTCAGGCGCTTCCACACCCCTATCTGGTGGTAATGGTGCTATTCCTTTTAACCATCTAAGGTATGCAACCTACAGCAGCGAGGGATTTGGGATCACATCAAGAGGCCCAGATGATCCCTTCCCCAGCCGGCATACAGATCCTATTCTTGGGCAATTCGCTCAGGTGCATCAAGTCTCACAGGGACCTCGAGAAAGGGTAGTATCTGAAGCTGACATTCTGAGCCCTCAATTTGGAAAGAGACTTGGAAATGTTTTTGATTTGCGCGAAAGGCTCTCCCCTTCTGAACGTTTTACTCATCATGCCTTTGTGGATCATATGGAGCTAAATCCTTCGCTAGACCTGACATCTGGCTCTCCTAACCTTGGACTCAAGCATGGTAAataa